TACCTGCAAGAGCATGCCGCCCGCCACTTGAACTGGCAGACCGGTTTTCTCCAGGCCTTCGCCTCACACTTCAAAAACATGCGGGACGTGGATAAATGGTGGAATGTGCAAATCGCCACCGTCACCGGCCGCGACCAGGCCAACCTCTACTCCGTCGCGGAAAGCTGGCGCAAACTCGAAGAAATCCTGGCCTGCCCCGTGCAGGTCAAAGGTGAGGATGGACGCCCCCAACGCCAGCAGGTCAGCCTCCAAACCGTGATTGAGCAATGGGAAACGGGCCGCCAGCGGGCCGTCCTGCGCCAGAAAATCGGGCAGCTCCAAATGTTGCGCGCCCGCGTCGCGCCCCCCTTGCTGCGGCTCACCGAGGATTACCTTCGCGTGCTCCAGACCTATCTCGGGCGCCGCGAAAGGGCTGTCTTCGCCGCTGATGCCCAAGCCATGATGACCGACAATCCCCGCCTGCTGGCCCGGCGCACTGCGGCCCAGTTAAACCAATTGGACATCGTGCGGGCCGACTTGAAAGCCGCCACGCTCACCCAGCCCGCTGCGCCCTCCCCCGCCGAAGCCGCCGGCGTGCCGCGCCCCTGAAAACGCCCTGCCCCGTTGCCCCCGCTGCGTTGCGGCCTTTTACGCCGCCGGGATTTGCGGCTTAAGATTTGGAGTCCAAATCGGCAAACAATGCCTCCAGGCTGTTCAATGGCGCGCCCTTGGCGGGCGTGGGATTGAAAACGCCCGTGAGATACGTGACTGCATCCGCCAGATTGCGCACATGCCGCGGCAAAATGGCGCCGGCGGCGTTGGGATGACCGCCGCCCTGCACCCGCTCGGCCGCCTTGAGCGCCTGACCGTTCTGGCTGCGGAAGCTGGCAATCATCATGCCATTGCTCTTGCGAAAGAGGGTGACCAGCACCTCGTACGGCGTGGCCTTGCGCTCCAGAAGCTGGAAAATAATGGCGTTGTTGTTGCCCACCACTGTTTCCACCAGCCCCACTTTGGCCCCCAGCGGAATGATGTGTTCTTTGCTCCACTCGTAACCCAGCGGGTCTTCAATCCGGCGCTTCACCGCCATGACCTCCAGCAGTGGATGGTTCAGCAGGGCCTCGATGCGGCCCTCCACCAGCGCGTGTAGATTCCAGAAACCATACACCTTCACCAGGTTGGCCACGTCGCAGGCAAACACAAAATCCGGATCCTCCTCCCAAAACAAATCGGCCACGTCATTCAAATGCGCCAGCCGTTCCAGCTCCGGCGAGGCCATCCCGTGCTGGACACACAACTCATAACACAGCCGGCCGGCCGATTTCTGAGTGTCATGGATGAACATCAGGTGTTTGGGCTGGGCCTCGCAGGGGTGATGGTCCACCAGCAGCCAGTTGGCCCGGTCCAGCCGCGGCTCAAAGGCAAAGTCCGCCACCCAGGCGGAGCGCTCGCGCAAATCGCGGTTGCGCCAGATGTTGTAGTGACACGCCTCCAGGGGCACATAGCCGCCAAACAGCTTGCGCGCCAGCCGTTGCAAAAGCACGCCGGACATCAGGCCATCGAGGTCGCTTTCATGCGTCAATATGACTTCAGGTTTCGGTAGCACCATCATTCGAGAAAACCTACCCCATGCCCGCCGCTTGTCCAGCCATGTTTCACCCTGCCCCCAGCGAAGCCCGCTCCCCGCTTCCCCCTCTCCTACCCCCTGAAAATTTCTCGCCGCCCTGCCCCCGGCTTTCTAACCTTGCCTTGTGCACCTGGCACGCTTGAGACTGCGTGACTTTCGCAATTACGCCCGGCTGGACGCGGCGTTTGCGCCAGGCTTTCACCTCATCCTGGGGGACAATGCCCAGGGCAAAACCAATCTCCTGGAGGCCATCTACCTGCTGGCCACCCTCCGCTCCTTTCGCGGCGTGGGCGGCGCGCAGCTCATCCGCCACGGAGCGCGCGGCTACTGGATGGCCGCCAGCATCGTCGGCCCCCTGCGCCATGAGGTGAAAATCTTCTGGTCGCCCCGCCAGCGCAAATTGCTCCTGAACAACCAGCCCGTCCGCCGGCTGGCCGATTACTATGGCACGCTCCGCGCCGTGGTGTTTTGCAGCGAGGACACCCAGTTGGTCAAAGGCCCCGGCCGCGTCCGCCGCCGGTTCATGGATTTGCTGCTGGCGCAAACGCATCCGCCCTATCTGAACTTGTTGCAGCGGTACACCCGCGCCGTCCGCGCCCGCAATGCCCTGCTCCGCAGCCGCCGCTGGGATGAACATGCCCTGGCCGGCTTCACCCGCGAAACCGTGGCCGCCGGCGCCGAGATTATCCGCCTGCGCCGCGATCTGCTCCCCCGCCTGGCCCCGCTGGTCGGCGCCGCCCACGCCCGCATCGCGCCGCCCGGCGAGGCCCTGCAACTGGCCTACCAGCCTTCCTCCGGCGAGCTGGACCTGGCCCGGGCTTTGGAGCAAAGCCGCGAGCAAGAGCGCGCCAGCCGGTTGACCCTCGTCGGCCCGCACCGGGACGAACTGGCCCTGCTGCTCAATGGCAAGCCCGCCGCCCAGTACGCCAGCGAAGGACAAAAACGCACCCTCGCCCTCGCCCTGAAAATGGCGCAGGCGGAATTTTTGACGGATCATCTCGGCGCCCCGCCCATCCTCCTGATTGATGATGTGATGGGCGAGCTGGACCTCAAACGCCGCAGCGGTTTCCTGCCCCTGCTCGAACGCAATCGCCAGGCCCACGGCCAGGTGTTCATGACCTGCACCGAGGAAAACTGGCCACGCGAATTGAGCCGCTCGCTGCATCGCTGGGAGGTCCGCCAGGGGTCCCTGCACCCCCTTGCTTGACTGGGCGGCCGCCGAAAACCTTGCCGGAAGTCAAGGTTGAGGGCATCTTTGGGCATTAAGCTTCATCGTCACAGCGAAGCGCCCGCTGCCTGGACGCAATTATGCGCATCTTGTTGTTTGCTCAACTGAAAGACGCCGCCGGCTGCGCGGAAATCCAGTGGCCGGCTCCCGCCGCGTTGACCGTCAGTGAGCTGTGGGAGCAGCTCCTGCGCGAACACCCGGCCCTGGCTCCCTACCGGCCCACCGTGCGGCTGGCCCGCAACGGGGAATACGTTTCGGCTGGCGCCCTTTTCCACCCCGGCGATGAAGTAGCCCTTATTCCCCCTGTCTCCGGCGGCTGAAGCTCTTGGTTCAAGGCTATGAAAATTGGGCGGGTGACCATCAGTGACCGGGCGGCCAGCGGCCAATATGCCGATGCCAGCGGCCCCGAAATTGAGCGGGTGCTGCAAGAGTACCTGGGGCCAAACCACACTTTCCTGCGGACTATTGTGCCCGATGACATCCCGGCCATCGCCGCCGCCCTGCGCAAGCTGGCGGATGACGAACAATGCGCGTTGATTGTCACCA
This is a stretch of genomic DNA from Fontisphaera persica. It encodes these proteins:
- a CDS encoding MoaD/ThiS family protein — translated: MRILLFAQLKDAAGCAEIQWPAPAALTVSELWEQLLREHPALAPYRPTVRLARNGEYVSAGALFHPGDEVALIPPVSGG
- a CDS encoding DHH family phosphoesterase, producing the protein MMVLPKPEVILTHESDLDGLMSGVLLQRLARKLFGGYVPLEACHYNIWRNRDLRERSAWVADFAFEPRLDRANWLLVDHHPCEAQPKHLMFIHDTQKSAGRLCYELCVQHGMASPELERLAHLNDVADLFWEEDPDFVFACDVANLVKVYGFWNLHALVEGRIEALLNHPLLEVMAVKRRIEDPLGYEWSKEHIIPLGAKVGLVETVVGNNNAIIFQLLERKATPYEVLVTLFRKSNGMMIASFRSQNGQALKAAERVQGGGHPNAAGAILPRHVRNLADAVTYLTGVFNPTPAKGAPLNSLEALFADLDSKS
- the recF gene encoding DNA replication/repair protein RecF (All proteins in this family for which functions are known are DNA-binding proteins that assist the filamentation of RecA onto DNA for the initiation of recombination or recombinational repair.), with product MHLARLRLRDFRNYARLDAAFAPGFHLILGDNAQGKTNLLEAIYLLATLRSFRGVGGAQLIRHGARGYWMAASIVGPLRHEVKIFWSPRQRKLLLNNQPVRRLADYYGTLRAVVFCSEDTQLVKGPGRVRRRFMDLLLAQTHPPYLNLLQRYTRAVRARNALLRSRRWDEHALAGFTRETVAAGAEIIRLRRDLLPRLAPLVGAAHARIAPPGEALQLAYQPSSGELDLARALEQSREQERASRLTLVGPHRDELALLLNGKPAAQYASEGQKRTLALALKMAQAEFLTDHLGAPPILLIDDVMGELDLKRRSGFLPLLERNRQAHGQVFMTCTEENWPRELSRSLHRWEVRQGSLHPLA